One window from the genome of Cyclobacterium amurskyense encodes:
- a CDS encoding RNA polymerase sigma-70 factor, producing the protein MTEITNVNKDLPQIVDERVFEEVFKNHFKSLYGYSRVLVKDEVVAEEVVQTVFLKLWERREAVDITTSIKAYLYKAVYYDSLNYLKHEKVKMKHRERKQHEFAGDRSIGTVVDNPGEEKEIQNKLNQALQVLPEKCRRVFQLSRFEELKYHEIADRLGISIKTVEGHMGKALKTLRVELAEFLPVIIILLADKF; encoded by the coding sequence GTGACAGAAATTACTAATGTAAATAAGGACTTACCACAGATAGTGGATGAGCGGGTGTTTGAGGAGGTTTTTAAAAACCACTTTAAATCTCTTTATGGTTATTCGCGTGTGTTGGTTAAAGATGAAGTTGTGGCCGAAGAGGTGGTTCAAACCGTTTTTCTTAAACTTTGGGAAAGGAGGGAAGCCGTGGATATCACTACTTCTATCAAAGCCTATCTCTATAAGGCAGTGTATTACGACTCACTAAACTATCTCAAGCATGAAAAAGTAAAGATGAAACACAGGGAAAGAAAACAGCATGAATTTGCAGGGGATAGGTCTATAGGAACAGTGGTCGATAACCCCGGAGAGGAGAAGGAAATTCAAAACAAGTTGAACCAGGCATTACAGGTTCTACCTGAAAAATGTCGAAGGGTGTTTCAGCTAAGTAGATTCGAAGAGCTTAAGTACCATGAAATTGCAGACAGATTGGGTATTTCTATAAAAACTGTGGAAGGTCACATGGGCAAGGCCCTAAAAACCTTAAGAGTGGAATTGGCAGAATTTCTGCCAGTTATTATAATTCTATTGGCAGATAAATTTTAA
- a CDS encoding peptidase associated/transthyretin-like domain-containing protein: MIFKFRGFFLLLFICLASPKFVSAQDFLLHEMNYVASNQIPLGDIMDELSKEQGFYFSYQSSLINLNEPITVPSYEGQVEGFLRVLLGEDYEFKEHDKYVIIKYAPGKLDIDLEKGNKSSILRGKVKDFHSGEPVPFASVYEKNTLVSALSDENGDFEFKFKKQPNDLIWLGISKEAYRDTSFVILPTVDVGLREKPNKLRFYPENGVAEAMENSALGRLLIGFRQRVQRLNFGGFFVESPMQVSFTPGLSSQGIFNSQMINNFSLNILGGYTAGVEGLEVAGIFNINQKDVKAFQVAGIFNMTGGDVEGFQASGIHNFVYGNVSGFQVGGIYNHVKGDVNGGQVAGIYNFTDGSSDIQIGGLLNRTAQANVLQIAGLSNHTSTSTGAFQIAGLNNYSEGEVSFQIAGLVNMAENVTGAQFSGLINIAKSSDYPIGLINLIEDGQKSLSVGIDETGLGQIIFRSGGRKLYGLIGTGIMEQSEKTMYGFDFGLGLHVFKKEKTGMDFEFVNRQTTDFSGLTNNSSFFRLIPGYKFGNHFKLVAGPSIGFTAFDKNWTYPSPGYVIAERTTTNGRYSLHAGFYAGIQYSF; this comes from the coding sequence ATGATTTTTAAATTTCGTGGTTTTTTTCTTTTACTATTCATTTGCCTAGCTTCTCCTAAATTCGTTAGTGCACAGGACTTTCTTTTGCATGAAATGAATTATGTGGCTTCTAATCAAATCCCTTTAGGGGATATAATGGATGAGCTATCGAAGGAACAAGGCTTTTATTTTTCCTACCAGAGCAGCTTGATCAACCTGAATGAACCAATCACGGTTCCTTCCTATGAAGGGCAAGTGGAAGGGTTTCTTCGGGTCCTTTTAGGAGAGGACTATGAGTTCAAGGAGCATGACAAATATGTGATCATTAAGTATGCGCCAGGCAAATTGGATATTGATCTGGAAAAAGGGAATAAGTCCTCAATTCTTAGAGGGAAGGTCAAGGATTTTCATAGTGGTGAACCAGTTCCTTTTGCTAGTGTTTATGAAAAAAACACTTTGGTTTCCGCTTTGTCAGATGAAAATGGAGATTTTGAGTTTAAATTCAAGAAGCAACCCAATGACCTTATATGGCTGGGCATTAGTAAAGAAGCTTATCGGGACACCTCCTTTGTTATCTTGCCTACTGTTGATGTAGGGTTAAGGGAAAAGCCGAATAAATTACGATTTTATCCGGAAAATGGGGTCGCTGAAGCAATGGAGAACAGTGCTTTGGGACGCCTTTTAATTGGGTTTAGGCAGCGTGTACAGCGACTTAATTTTGGAGGGTTTTTCGTGGAAAGCCCTATGCAAGTATCCTTTACACCGGGCTTGAGTTCTCAGGGGATATTTAACAGTCAAATGATTAATAACTTCTCCTTGAATATTTTAGGGGGCTATACTGCCGGGGTGGAAGGATTAGAAGTTGCTGGGATTTTCAATATTAATCAGAAGGACGTTAAAGCTTTTCAGGTAGCGGGAATTTTTAATATGACAGGTGGGGATGTGGAAGGTTTTCAAGCCTCCGGAATACATAATTTTGTGTATGGTAATGTAAGTGGATTTCAGGTTGGAGGTATTTATAATCACGTGAAAGGTGATGTAAATGGTGGGCAAGTTGCAGGAATTTATAATTTCACTGATGGCTCATCAGATATTCAAATTGGAGGATTGTTAAATAGAACAGCACAAGCAAATGTTTTACAAATAGCAGGTTTGTCTAATCATACAAGTACCAGTACAGGTGCATTTCAAATAGCAGGGTTAAATAATTATTCAGAAGGAGAAGTGAGTTTTCAGATCGCTGGTCTGGTAAACATGGCAGAGAATGTAACTGGTGCTCAATTTTCAGGATTAATTAATATTGCCAAGTCTAGTGATTACCCTATCGGGTTGATTAATCTCATAGAAGATGGGCAAAAAAGTTTGTCTGTGGGTATCGATGAGACAGGGTTAGGACAAATTATTTTTCGATCTGGAGGAAGAAAATTATACGGCTTAATTGGAACAGGTATAATGGAGCAGTCAGAGAAAACCATGTACGGGTTCGATTTTGGGCTAGGATTGCATGTTTTTAAGAAAGAGAAAACAGGAATGGATTTCGAATTTGTTAATAGGCAAACAACAGACTTTTCTGGTTTGACAAACAATTCAAGTTTTTTTAGATTAATCCCTGGGTATAAGTTCGGAAATCATTTTAAGCTTGTTGCAGGTCCGTCTATTGGGTTTACTGCTTTTGACAAAAACTGGACTTACCCAAGTCCCGGTTATGTGATAGCAGAGAGAACCACAACCAATGGTAGGTATTCCTTGCATGCTGGTTTTTATGCTGGTATACAGTATTCATTTTAA
- a CDS encoding DoxX family protein, whose amino-acid sequence MKKIVFSHTPIALDLGLLLLRVGTSLMLVSHGWSKVIHFSERLNSFADPIGLGPAVSLQLVIFAEFFCAIFLILGFMSRIILIPMIINMAVITFFVHANSGFDKQELPLIYLLVFIVLLLLGPGKISLDGKILKKRNRY is encoded by the coding sequence ATGAAAAAGATTGTTTTCTCTCACACTCCAATAGCTTTGGATTTAGGTTTGCTTCTGCTAAGGGTCGGTACCTCTCTAATGTTGGTGTCGCACGGTTGGTCAAAAGTGATCCATTTTAGTGAGCGACTTAATAGTTTTGCTGATCCGATAGGCTTAGGGCCAGCAGTATCTCTACAATTAGTAATATTTGCCGAGTTTTTCTGTGCGATTTTTTTAATCTTAGGGTTTATGAGTAGGATTATCTTGATCCCCATGATTATCAATATGGCGGTAATTACTTTTTTCGTGCATGCGAACAGTGGGTTTGACAAACAAGAACTACCATTGATTTACCTTCTTGTCTTTATAGTGCTTTTGCTTTTGGGGCCGGGAAAAATATCCTTGGACGGAAAGATATTAAAAAAGAGAAATCGCTATTGA
- a CDS encoding nucleotidyltransferase family protein, producing MKKPTLLILAAGMGSRYGGDKQIDGFGPNQETILEYSIFDAIRSGFGKVVFVVRQEILEESKEIFIPKFGALIQLEFVVQSLKNRVPEKFQDPERKKPYGTAHALLCAKDVINEPFAVINADDFYGEEAFQALGSFLTNEVKSDLHCMVGYAIKNVLSEYGTVSRGVCDVSPEGFLTGMIERTAISQKEDGIFHEADGEKLEISANNPVSMNCWGFHHSIFEETERLWLDFLEENKGELKSEFYIPKVANSIIQEGLGKVKILDGGKIWFGVTYSQDKEIVMAELKKLHSEGSYPEKLW from the coding sequence ATGAAAAAACCAACACTTTTAATTTTGGCTGCTGGAATGGGTAGCAGGTATGGTGGAGACAAGCAAATCGATGGCTTTGGACCAAATCAGGAGACAATTTTAGAATATTCTATTTTTGATGCAATTCGTTCAGGATTTGGTAAAGTGGTTTTTGTTGTAAGGCAAGAAATACTTGAAGAAAGTAAAGAGATTTTTATACCGAAATTTGGAGCGCTTATTCAGCTTGAATTTGTTGTTCAATCATTAAAGAATCGAGTACCTGAAAAATTTCAGGATCCTGAGAGGAAAAAACCTTATGGAACCGCTCATGCCTTGCTTTGTGCAAAGGATGTGATTAATGAACCTTTTGCAGTTATAAATGCTGATGATTTCTACGGAGAAGAAGCTTTTCAAGCACTTGGTAGCTTTTTGACTAATGAGGTCAAATCAGATCTTCATTGTATGGTGGGATATGCTATAAAAAATGTTTTATCAGAATACGGTACTGTAAGTAGAGGTGTTTGTGATGTTTCACCTGAGGGTTTCCTTACAGGCATGATAGAGCGGACCGCGATTTCTCAGAAAGAAGATGGTATATTTCATGAAGCAGATGGAGAGAAATTAGAAATTTCAGCAAACAATCCTGTTTCCATGAATTGCTGGGGATTTCATCATTCGATCTTTGAGGAGACTGAAAGACTTTGGCTTGACTTTTTGGAAGAAAATAAAGGTGAGCTTAAGTCTGAATTTTATATCCCTAAGGTTGCAAACTCTATTATTCAAGAGGGTTTAGGAAAAGTAAAAATACTTGATGGAGGAAAAATTTGGTTTGGAGTGACCTATTCTCAAGACAAAGAAATTGTAATGGCAGAATTAAAAAAACTACACTCTGAGGGAAGTTATCCAGAGAAACTCTGGTAG
- the pdhA gene encoding pyruvate dehydrogenase (acetyl-transferring) E1 component subunit alpha, whose amino-acid sequence MAKKSSSTSKSKVKYSKETYLTWFESMLLMRRFEEKAGQLYGQQKIRGFCHLYIGQEACAAGAISALEKEDKWITAYRCHAQPLGLGTDPGAIMAELFGKATGTTKGKGGSMHVFDKSKNFAGGHAIVGAQIPMGLGLGFAEKYKGTKNLSICFMGDGAVRQGAFHESLNLAMLYKTPVIFVIENNGYAMGTSVKRSSNVDELYKLGESYDIPSFPVDAMNVEEVHEAVKEAAERARKGDGPTLLEFRTYRYKGHSMSDPQKYRTKEEVEEYKQRDPIEQVRGTIMDNNILTEDEIKEIEAKVKKQVAEAVKFAEESPWPDGEDAFKDVYVEDDFPFVRE is encoded by the coding sequence ATGGCAAAGAAGAGTTCTAGTACAAGTAAATCTAAAGTAAAATATTCCAAAGAGACCTATCTGACGTGGTTTGAAAGCATGTTGCTTATGAGGCGTTTTGAAGAAAAAGCAGGACAACTGTATGGCCAACAGAAGATTAGGGGTTTTTGTCACCTATATATAGGTCAGGAGGCATGTGCTGCCGGCGCAATCTCTGCACTCGAAAAAGAGGATAAATGGATAACCGCATATAGGTGTCATGCCCAACCATTAGGTTTAGGTACTGACCCAGGCGCTATCATGGCAGAACTTTTCGGTAAAGCTACCGGAACCACAAAAGGTAAAGGTGGATCCATGCACGTTTTTGATAAATCAAAAAACTTTGCTGGAGGTCATGCAATTGTAGGTGCTCAAATACCTATGGGATTGGGGCTTGGTTTTGCTGAGAAATACAAAGGCACCAAAAATTTATCCATTTGTTTTATGGGTGATGGAGCAGTAAGACAAGGGGCATTCCATGAATCCCTTAACTTGGCCATGCTTTACAAAACACCTGTCATTTTCGTGATAGAAAACAATGGTTATGCAATGGGTACTTCTGTAAAACGTTCTTCTAATGTAGATGAACTTTACAAATTAGGAGAGTCCTATGACATTCCTTCCTTCCCTGTAGATGCCATGAATGTGGAAGAAGTTCATGAGGCAGTGAAAGAAGCAGCGGAAAGAGCGAGAAAAGGAGATGGGCCTACATTGTTAGAGTTCAGAACATATAGGTACAAAGGACATTCAATGTCTGATCCCCAAAAATACAGAACCAAGGAAGAAGTAGAGGAGTACAAACAAAGGGATCCTATCGAGCAAGTAAGAGGCACGATTATGGACAACAATATCCTTACTGAAGATGAAATAAAGGAAATTGAAGCTAAAGTGAAAAAGCAAGTAGCTGAAGCGGTTAAATTTGCTGAAGAATCTCCTTGGCCTGATGGTGAAGATGCATTCAAAGATGTCTATGTTGAGGATGATTTTCCTTTTGTAAGAGAATAG
- a CDS encoding FecR domain-containing protein produces the protein MEDSLLIKYLLEETSPDEVTAVEAWIEADPKHKKHFQEFRWVWIKSKDLVQADNMDENAAWERFQVFREANQKKPQPIAQQRFLTSAWARVAAAIVLLGAITAIVLSFLPHSGKALYSNVALVADQETVKELLLDGTLLTLNKNAKLSYSQKWLGDNRLVKLEEGEAYFEVEKNPKKPFVIAVDELEVRVLGTSFNIKKTDERTTVIVDEGVVQVKTGTDKLLLQKNEKAVINNDNGTIEKSVSTDQLFKYYVSKEFVAKNLKLTKLVEALNAAYDSEVEVLSARAKEMSITTTLSYGSLRDNLEIIRQTLGVTVSQKGDNIIIE, from the coding sequence ATGGAAGATAGCTTACTTATAAAATACCTGCTTGAAGAGACCAGTCCAGATGAGGTTACAGCAGTGGAAGCATGGATCGAGGCAGACCCTAAACATAAGAAACATTTCCAAGAGTTTAGGTGGGTTTGGATAAAGTCTAAAGACTTGGTTCAGGCGGATAATATGGATGAAAATGCTGCATGGGAGCGCTTTCAAGTGTTTCGTGAGGCAAATCAAAAAAAACCACAACCAATAGCTCAACAGCGGTTTTTAACTTCTGCTTGGGCAAGAGTAGCCGCAGCTATTGTACTCCTTGGTGCAATCACGGCAATAGTTTTGTCCTTTCTTCCCCATTCTGGAAAGGCACTTTATTCCAATGTAGCTTTAGTGGCAGATCAAGAAACTGTTAAAGAACTGCTATTAGATGGTACTTTATTAACGCTTAATAAAAATGCTAAATTATCGTATAGTCAGAAATGGTTGGGAGATAATCGACTCGTTAAGTTGGAAGAGGGTGAAGCTTATTTTGAAGTAGAAAAAAATCCCAAAAAGCCTTTTGTAATAGCAGTAGATGAGTTGGAAGTTAGGGTTTTGGGGACTTCTTTTAATATTAAAAAAACCGATGAAAGAACCACTGTGATAGTAGATGAAGGTGTCGTACAAGTGAAAACAGGTACGGATAAATTGTTGCTACAAAAAAACGAAAAGGCCGTAATCAATAATGATAACGGAACCATTGAAAAGAGTGTTTCTACCGATCAATTGTTTAAATATTATGTAAGCAAGGAGTTTGTGGCAAAAAACCTAAAATTGACAAAACTAGTGGAGGCCTTGAATGCTGCTTATGATAGTGAGGTTGAGGTTTTGTCAGCGCGGGCAAAGGAAATGTCTATTACCACCACCCTGTCCTATGGATCATTGAGAGACAATCTTGAAATTATCCGCCAAACACTTGGGGTAACTGTTTCTCAAAAGGGAGATAATATAATTATAGAATAA
- a CDS encoding P-II family nitrogen regulator, translated as MKKIEALIRTSKFDEIHKCLSGLGVKFLTFYEVKGMGLQHAKMQHYRGVAYEPTFIPRTKLEIVVQDDLEEKVIACILNEGRTGEVGDGKIFVYDVEKAYRIRNDETGENAL; from the coding sequence ATGAAAAAAATTGAAGCTTTAATTAGAACTTCGAAATTTGACGAAATTCACAAATGCCTTTCGGGTTTAGGGGTTAAATTTCTAACCTTCTATGAAGTAAAAGGAATGGGGCTACAGCATGCAAAAATGCAGCACTATAGAGGAGTAGCCTATGAACCTACATTTATACCTAGAACCAAGCTAGAGATAGTAGTTCAGGATGACCTTGAGGAAAAGGTAATAGCATGTATCCTAAATGAAGGAAGAACAGGCGAAGTAGGTGATGGAAAAATATTTGTCTACGACGTAGAAAAAGCCTACAGAATTAGAAATGATGAAACTGGGGAGAATGCCTTGTAA
- a CDS encoding MFS transporter, with translation MSPKIKWYILAMVFIATGLNFLDRQVLSMTIIKIQEELSISDVQYGWVNTGFLVSYALMFTVGGRLIDKFGGKKGLGFSVGIWSFASVLHGVMNSFSQLLGFRFLLGVGEGACFPGAAKTVYEWFDEKERALANGIAIGGAAIGAVAAPPLTILIAGEYGWRWSFIIPGLIGLVWIVLWFSQSWKNSLHAREVKAMATIDEHVVQISIKRLLQNKTVQVFILIRFLLDPVFYFLMFWVPKYLNQERDLSFERIGELFWIPFLALGLSNILGGWCSDKLVARDFSINAARKWVMGFAAALTLVAPFISTVSTVEVAVLLMSLMMLAHGFWITNYITAIADVFGKYATSSVVGLSGTAGAISGMIINPLIGWIAQNYSYGPLWLVSGIMYPLAFVILIVFIPKIKTIEFGK, from the coding sequence ATGAGCCCAAAAATCAAATGGTATATTTTAGCAATGGTTTTCATTGCTACAGGTCTAAATTTTTTAGATAGGCAGGTCTTATCTATGACCATAATAAAAATTCAAGAAGAACTTTCCATTTCCGATGTACAATATGGCTGGGTGAACACTGGCTTTTTGGTAAGCTATGCCCTGATGTTCACCGTTGGGGGTCGCTTAATCGATAAATTTGGAGGAAAAAAAGGGCTTGGCTTTTCAGTTGGGATTTGGTCCTTTGCCAGTGTGCTTCATGGTGTTATGAACAGTTTTTCTCAATTGCTGGGATTTCGATTTTTACTTGGAGTGGGTGAGGGAGCCTGTTTTCCCGGAGCAGCCAAGACGGTGTATGAATGGTTTGATGAAAAAGAAAGAGCCTTGGCCAATGGGATTGCGATAGGAGGGGCGGCAATTGGGGCAGTAGCGGCACCACCTTTGACCATTTTGATTGCAGGGGAATATGGTTGGCGATGGAGTTTTATTATACCCGGTTTGATTGGGTTGGTGTGGATTGTACTTTGGTTTAGCCAATCCTGGAAAAATAGCCTACATGCAAGAGAGGTTAAAGCAATGGCCACTATCGATGAGCATGTAGTGCAAATTTCTATTAAAAGGCTGCTTCAAAATAAGACCGTGCAGGTGTTTATTTTAATTAGGTTTCTCTTAGATCCTGTATTTTACTTTTTGATGTTTTGGGTACCCAAATACCTTAATCAGGAGCGGGACTTGTCCTTTGAGCGAATAGGTGAATTGTTTTGGATCCCTTTTCTTGCTTTGGGTCTTTCCAATATTCTGGGTGGCTGGTGTTCAGATAAATTGGTAGCCAGGGATTTCAGTATCAATGCTGCTAGAAAGTGGGTGATGGGTTTTGCTGCGGCATTGACTTTGGTGGCTCCTTTTATTTCTACGGTTTCTACGGTAGAAGTAGCCGTACTATTGATGTCATTAATGATGTTGGCTCATGGTTTTTGGATTACCAATTACATAACGGCCATAGCAGATGTATTTGGTAAATATGCTACTTCATCAGTGGTGGGCTTATCTGGGACAGCGGGTGCTATTTCTGGGATGATCATTAATCCATTGATTGGGTGGATTGCCCAAAATTATTCTTATGGACCACTTTGGTTGGTCTCTGGAATAATGTATCCTCTGGCCTTTGTCATTCTGATAGTATTTATACCAAAAATTAAAACAATCGAATTCGGTAAATAA
- a CDS encoding SRPBCC family protein — MNAFLISIPIYILTFFFISATDTSGSDFQLIKKGDGISFYERWITMKNGTKSREVKFTIEINAPTKNILEVLTKEEYGEKWNENTLDYKIKATENQSWISYIRYSFPFPLSDRECYLHNQLIETEQGSTILFRTEESRIFSKGEDLVQMTGLKGRWEIIDKRDHSLLRYHIISVPEKGLPRWIVDPIIRKNLWTTMETLKSTIEEI, encoded by the coding sequence ATGAACGCATTCTTAATTAGTATTCCAATTTATATACTCACCTTCTTTTTTATTTCAGCTACGGATACTTCTGGCTCTGATTTCCAATTGATTAAAAAAGGGGATGGGATTTCTTTTTATGAAAGATGGATAACCATGAAAAATGGCACTAAAAGCCGTGAAGTAAAATTCACAATTGAAATCAATGCTCCAACTAAAAATATTTTAGAGGTCTTAACTAAGGAAGAATATGGTGAAAAGTGGAATGAAAACACACTAGATTATAAAATCAAAGCAACGGAAAACCAGTCCTGGATCAGCTATATTAGATACAGCTTTCCATTCCCTTTATCAGATCGAGAATGTTATTTACACAATCAACTTATCGAAACTGAACAGGGAAGCACCATACTCTTTAGAACAGAAGAGAGCAGGATTTTTTCAAAAGGAGAAGACCTAGTACAAATGACAGGTTTAAAAGGTAGGTGGGAAATCATTGATAAGAGAGACCACAGCCTTCTACGGTACCACATTATATCAGTTCCAGAAAAAGGCTTGCCTAGGTGGATAGTAGATCCAATTATTAGAAAAAATTTATGGACAACTATGGAAACTTTAAAAAGCACCATTGAAGAAATATAG
- the recF gene encoding DNA replication/repair protein RecF (All proteins in this family for which functions are known are DNA-binding proteins that assist the filamentation of RecA onto DNA for the initiation of recombination or recombinational repair.), producing the protein MYLKNLKLIQFKNFQNLDLVFDQGVNCFFGVNGAGKTNLLDAIHYLCLTKSAFIPGDSNHIRHEKDFFTIKGEFDLLGRELGVNCFFEIGKKKRIEVNSKPYTKLSEHIGLLPLVIIAPDDTEIINGGSEERRKFFDSMICQADQNYLQRLIRYQQYLKQRNALLKRFAEEKIHDKSQLAPYDEQLIQLSYEIYQTRQQFLKNFLIHFNTHYADISGAKERVDIQYKSQVDNGNFKLDFVNNLKKDLILKRTGFGIHKDDFIFTFDEQQIKKFGSQGQKKSFLISLKLAQFYIFKEIKGTKPLLLLDDIFDKLDDARIHHLIAAVANKEFGQLFITDARPERSREILSQITSEFRTFTISNNTINEIELNQ; encoded by the coding sequence ATGTACCTAAAAAACTTAAAATTAATCCAATTTAAAAACTTCCAGAATCTGGATTTGGTTTTTGATCAAGGTGTTAATTGTTTTTTTGGAGTAAATGGGGCAGGAAAGACGAATCTTTTGGATGCCATACATTATTTATGTCTTACCAAAAGTGCATTTATACCTGGAGACAGTAACCATATTAGGCATGAAAAGGATTTTTTCACTATTAAAGGAGAGTTTGATCTCTTAGGAAGAGAGCTGGGAGTCAATTGTTTTTTTGAAATAGGCAAAAAAAAACGAATTGAAGTCAATAGCAAGCCCTATACTAAACTCAGTGAACACATAGGCCTTCTTCCTCTGGTGATCATTGCTCCCGATGATACGGAAATCATCAATGGAGGAAGTGAAGAGAGAAGAAAATTCTTTGATAGTATGATTTGCCAAGCGGATCAAAACTACCTGCAAAGGCTTATTCGGTATCAGCAATATTTAAAACAAAGGAATGCATTATTAAAGCGTTTTGCTGAAGAAAAAATACATGACAAGTCACAATTGGCTCCTTACGACGAACAATTAATCCAATTATCCTATGAGATCTACCAAACTAGACAGCAATTCCTCAAGAATTTTTTGATTCATTTTAATACGCATTATGCGGATATTTCTGGTGCTAAAGAAAGGGTTGACATTCAATACAAAAGCCAAGTAGACAATGGAAACTTCAAGTTGGACTTTGTTAACAACTTAAAAAAAGATTTAATACTCAAAAGAACCGGCTTTGGTATACATAAAGATGACTTCATTTTCACCTTTGATGAGCAACAGATCAAAAAATTTGGATCACAGGGACAAAAGAAATCATTCTTAATCAGTCTTAAGCTGGCTCAGTTTTATATTTTCAAAGAAATAAAAGGCACAAAGCCTCTTCTATTATTGGATGATATTTTTGATAAACTTGATGATGCCAGGATTCACCATTTGATAGCGGCAGTTGCCAATAAAGAATTTGGACAGCTATTTATTACTGATGCCAGGCCAGAAAGATCCAGAGAGATCCTTAGTCAGATCACTTCGGAATTTCGCACTTTCACAATTTCTAATAATACGATTAATGAAATAGAACTTAATCAATAG
- a CDS encoding GntR family transcriptional regulator — translation MKNRNQSKKPKFIVISEQIISKIISGELLPGEKVPSENELIHNFQVSNTTARKSLQEIESRGYAQRIKGKGTFVLNKTEDHHLVRTLGSIDATRRGFDEGLKVEGFKPKTIVLEKTVLDHGVSAEISGKNYIIEGPVLKVHQLRYADEMLLKDETKYISLKLCPKINMLSTDLSYFKVYEDKYQLKISDIKQNLSAIILPPDDPTNNFEYESALPVFVLDSVVLSRKDAVLELEKSLYRGDKYKFAIIAHPEYNGN, via the coding sequence ATGAAAAATCGGAACCAGAGCAAAAAGCCCAAATTTATTGTCATTAGTGAGCAAATCATCAGTAAAATAATCTCAGGAGAATTATTACCGGGAGAAAAGGTGCCCTCTGAAAATGAATTGATTCATAACTTTCAAGTTAGCAATACTACCGCCAGAAAGAGCTTGCAGGAAATTGAGTCCCGTGGTTATGCCCAGCGGATAAAAGGTAAAGGTACCTTTGTGCTTAATAAAACAGAAGACCATCATTTGGTCAGGACTTTGGGCTCAATCGATGCCACCAGAAGGGGGTTTGATGAAGGTTTGAAAGTGGAAGGCTTCAAGCCAAAAACAATTGTGCTCGAAAAGACCGTATTGGATCATGGTGTTTCAGCAGAGATAAGTGGAAAAAATTATATTATTGAAGGGCCTGTTCTAAAAGTACATCAATTAAGGTATGCTGATGAGATGTTGCTAAAAGATGAAACAAAGTACATCTCATTAAAGCTTTGTCCAAAAATCAATATGCTTTCCACGGACCTGTCTTATTTCAAGGTGTACGAAGACAAGTACCAGCTTAAAATTTCCGATATCAAACAGAATTTAAGTGCAATCATTCTTCCTCCGGATGATCCAACAAATAATTTTGAATATGAAAGTGCATTACCTGTATTCGTGCTCGACAGTGTGGTGTTGAGTAGGAAAGACGCTGTACTTGAATTAGAGAAATCTCTCTACAGAGGAGATAAATATAAATTTGCTATCATCGCCCACCCTGAGTACAATGGGAATTAA